One genomic region from Candidatus Poribacteria bacterium encodes:
- a CDS encoding sulfotransferase domain-containing protein — MENLGKIQLMIVGAQKAGTSSLLRYLAQHPDIHTHAQPEMTFFLQAREYTRGYEWAFRKYFCRSELQLANHDEIKDKHLIAKNVMVMHSPDIMQRIYEHNPHIHIVVLLREPVARAYSAYWWARRRGWENIKTYEEALAAEESRLNEGWFKWRQCAYQYNGIYYPHVKSLMTQFGSNHVHCVLTDDLKENAEAVCQQLFDRMGVSGNFRPTIGERHNKATLPRSEKFNFFFTQFLASHNPLRKAIRKLLPDATAYKLRKAVLDWNDKPAENMDSAPPPINPQTRERQMAYFKPFNEQLAALLDRDLSLWNF, encoded by the coding sequence ATGGAAAACTTGGGAAAAATTCAGTTGATGATTGTTGGCGCACAGAAGGCGGGGACCTCTTCACTCCTCCGCTACTTGGCGCAGCATCCCGATATCCACACGCATGCCCAACCAGAGATGACGTTCTTCCTGCAGGCGCGTGAATATACGCGCGGATATGAATGGGCTTTTAGGAAATACTTTTGTAGGAGTGAACTCCAGCTCGCGAACCACGATGAGATTAAGGATAAACATCTGATCGCTAAGAATGTAATGGTGATGCATTCGCCGGACATCATGCAACGGATTTATGAACACAATCCGCATATACACATCGTTGTTCTTCTACGGGAACCTGTGGCACGTGCCTATTCTGCCTATTGGTGGGCTCGGCGGAGAGGGTGGGAGAACATCAAAACTTATGAAGAGGCACTGGCTGCCGAGGAATCGCGTCTGAACGAAGGCTGGTTTAAATGGCGACAATGTGCTTATCAATACAACGGCATCTATTACCCACATGTCAAGAGTCTGATGACCCAATTTGGCTCCAATCACGTGCATTGTGTCTTAACCGATGATTTGAAGGAGAACGCCGAAGCTGTCTGTCAGCAACTCTTTGATCGTATGGGAGTCAGTGGGAATTTCAGGCCCACAATAGGTGAACGGCATAACAAAGCCACGCTGCCGCGTTCCGAAAAATTCAACTTTTTCTTTACACAGTTTCTGGCATCTCACAATCCACTCAGAAAAGCGATTCGGAAATTGCTACCCGATGCCACTGCTTACAAGTTGAGAAAAGCCGTTCTGGATTGGAACGACAAGCCTGCGGAAAATATGGATTCAGCCCCTCCGCCGATTAATCCACAGACGCGTGAACGCCAGATGGCGTATTTTAAGCCATTTAACGAGCAATTGGCAGCGTTATTGGACAGAGATCTCTCTCTTTGGAATTTTTAA
- a CDS encoding sulfotransferase gives MMSYALFEGRPVTTKGRWINPLVFSLLKRFASNNNRYKSVEKPIFILGTGRSGTTILGIVLSMHREIGYLNEPKALWHLIHPHEDIIGNYSQVPDAKYRLTAEDATHEMRQRASQLFGAYLAATRSKRLVDKYPELIFRVDFVRALFPDARFIFLARNGWDTCHSIATWSERLGVQINSEKHDWWGVNDRKWRLLVEQLVKTDPVFSQSVDEVKRIDRHLDRAAVEWIITMREGLHLMRTSPDYIHLICFEDLTLQPDETLSALCDFCELPMDTTFREYARQTLHPVPAKESFDIHPKIAPLFHDTMREMGYNT, from the coding sequence CTGATGAGTTATGCCCTCTTTGAAGGCCGTCCTGTAACCACGAAAGGTCGCTGGATAAATCCGCTCGTTTTTTCACTTTTGAAGAGGTTCGCTTCAAACAATAACAGATATAAATCTGTTGAAAAACCGATCTTCATCTTGGGGACCGGTCGCAGTGGCACGACGATACTCGGTATTGTGCTGTCTATGCACAGGGAGATTGGCTATCTCAACGAACCAAAGGCACTGTGGCATCTCATCCATCCGCATGAAGACATTATCGGTAACTATAGTCAGGTTCCCGATGCAAAATATCGTCTCACCGCTGAAGATGCGACACACGAAATGCGTCAGCGCGCTTCCCAGCTATTCGGTGCCTATTTGGCAGCAACGCGCTCAAAACGTCTTGTTGATAAGTATCCAGAACTCATCTTCAGGGTAGATTTCGTTCGCGCGCTGTTTCCTGATGCTCGTTTCATTTTCCTTGCCCGCAATGGGTGGGATACGTGCCATTCAATTGCAACATGGTCGGAACGGCTCGGTGTCCAGATCAATAGCGAGAAACACGATTGGTGGGGTGTGAATGACCGGAAGTGGAGGCTCTTAGTTGAGCAACTCGTTAAAACGGACCCTGTTTTTTCGCAATCTGTTGATGAAGTTAAACGTATTGATCGACATCTCGATAGGGCAGCGGTGGAATGGATCATCACGATGCGGGAGGGGCTTCATTTAATGCGAACCTCACCTGACTATATTCATCTCATTTGTTTTGAGGATCTGACATTACAACCTGATGAAACCCTCTCGGCTTTATGTGATTTCTGCGAACTTCCAATGGACACAACATTCCGTGAGTATGCTCGACAGACCTTGCATCCAGTCCCTGCTAAAGAATCTTTTGATATTCATCCGAAGATCGCGCCGCTTTTCCATGATACCATGAGAGAAATGGGATATAATACTTAG
- a CDS encoding sulfotransferase produces MVFVVGNSRSGTTMMGRILGKHPSIYTFGELHFFGQLCAPPFSSESRKEEIEELASQLHCIQQEGYRTHGNPRRFLSEAQSFLERLTTYPGTQAALFEAFLHHVAAENGGAIPCDQTPRNVFYIADILQLYPKVRIINMIRDPRDVLLSQKRKWKRRFLGGSDLPMKETFRDWVNYHPITISYIWRTAVAAAEQFLQHERVTSIYFEELLAHPKATVKHLCDFVGITYTDAMLQVPQVGSSVADDQPEQLGINPHRAHSWNSDTAAGELSSAEIYLNQTITAALMKTHNYIPVSVRPNLAHLTLHLLTFPVKLAGAFLFNLDRMKSIRQTLKRRIFNLPCGETTDV; encoded by the coding sequence ATGGTATTTGTTGTAGGGAATAGTCGCAGTGGCACAACAATGATGGGGCGGATTTTGGGAAAACACCCGAGTATTTATACTTTTGGCGAACTTCACTTTTTTGGTCAGTTGTGTGCCCCGCCGTTTTCATCGGAATCGCGTAAGGAGGAGATAGAAGAACTCGCCTCACAGTTACATTGTATTCAGCAAGAAGGGTATCGCACGCATGGAAACCCACGTCGTTTCTTAAGCGAGGCACAGTCCTTTCTTGAGCGTCTAACCACTTACCCTGGAACGCAAGCCGCGCTTTTTGAAGCCTTTCTCCACCATGTTGCTGCTGAGAATGGTGGTGCTATCCCTTGCGACCAAACACCGCGTAATGTCTTTTATATTGCCGATATCCTTCAGCTTTACCCGAAAGTTCGGATTATCAATATGATCCGTGACCCACGCGATGTGTTATTATCTCAAAAAAGGAAGTGGAAACGCCGGTTTCTCGGCGGGAGTGATCTGCCGATGAAGGAAACGTTCCGCGATTGGGTGAATTATCACCCAATAACCATTAGTTACATCTGGCGCACCGCCGTCGCCGCTGCTGAGCAGTTTTTACAACACGAGCGAGTTACCTCCATCTATTTTGAGGAACTCCTCGCGCACCCTAAGGCAACTGTCAAACATCTCTGTGATTTTGTGGGTATTACTTACACGGATGCCATGCTCCAAGTACCGCAAGTCGGATCTTCTGTCGCGGACGACCAGCCCGAGCAACTTGGCATAAATCCGCACCGAGCACACAGTTGGAACAGCGACACAGCTGCGGGAGAACTCAGTTCCGCTGAGATTTACCTTAACCAGACGATAACTGCAGCGCTCATGAAAACACATAACTATATCCCTGTGTCGGTGCGTCCAAATCTCGCACATTTGACACTACACCTATTGACATTCCCTGTGAAGTTAGCCGGAGCATTCCTTTTTAACCTTGATCGGATGAAAAGCATCCGTCAAACGCTAAAAAGACGGATTTTTAATTTACCTTGCGGAGAAACAACGGACGTATGA
- a CDS encoding sulfotransferase: MEQSGKMPRFNLLKSVADYRYLIVGGTTKAATTSLFAYLADHPAICAATYKETRFFLSRDYPLPSKYRYKDDVEEYNLLFPDADGTQLRMESTPDYLYCDEARERIATSLPDAKLVFSLREPISRLISWYRFAKQIGKLSQNLSFDAYVELLFAATNRHEETEEQHLQTLQQGCYTIYLKHYFNRFGPERVHILFYEELAAQPADAMEKLCDFAGIDTAFYSDYGFKVTNRTQQMRNSELHRKYRDFRFRLRQWTHNKPIIHIPLRSIRRTIEPLYLRLNTQTDEKNQMSEETQHRLIDYYTPDVQVLGELIGKPIPWKTWEKFS, encoded by the coding sequence GTGGAACAAAGTGGGAAGATGCCCAGGTTCAATCTTTTAAAAAGTGTTGCGGACTATCGCTATCTCATCGTAGGAGGCACCACGAAGGCGGCGACAACGTCGCTGTTCGCCTACTTGGCGGATCATCCTGCTATTTGCGCTGCCACTTACAAGGAGACTCGGTTCTTTCTCAGTCGCGATTATCCGCTTCCTTCAAAATACCGGTATAAAGATGATGTTGAGGAATACAATCTTTTGTTTCCGGATGCTGATGGAACGCAGCTTCGGATGGAATCCACCCCCGACTATCTATATTGTGACGAGGCCCGTGAGCGAATTGCCACATCGCTACCCGATGCAAAGTTAGTCTTCAGTCTCCGTGAACCGATTTCCAGGTTAATCTCTTGGTATCGATTCGCAAAGCAAATTGGCAAGTTGTCCCAAAATTTGAGTTTCGACGCGTATGTTGAGTTGCTTTTCGCTGCTACCAATCGCCATGAAGAGACAGAAGAACAGCACTTGCAAACACTCCAACAGGGGTGTTATACTATCTATCTGAAGCACTATTTTAACCGATTCGGTCCAGAGCGTGTCCACATCCTTTTTTATGAGGAACTCGCGGCACAACCGGCGGATGCTATGGAAAAATTGTGTGACTTCGCTGGTATTGACACCGCTTTTTATAGCGATTATGGGTTTAAAGTAACGAATCGGACCCAGCAGATGCGAAATTCTGAGTTGCATCGAAAATATAGGGACTTCCGGTTTCGATTGCGACAGTGGACGCATAACAAACCGATCATTCATATCCCGTTGCGATCCATAAGACGAACAATTGAACCGCTCTATCTCCGATTGAACACACAAACGGATGAAAAAAATCAAATGTCAGAAGAAACGCAGCACCGTTTAATCGATTATTACACGCCTGATGTTCAGGTGCTCGGCGAACTGATTGGGAAACCGATACCATGGAAAACTTGGGAAAAATTCAGTTGA
- a CDS encoding NAD-dependent epimerase/dehydratase family protein, with amino-acid sequence MEGGSTERNVKFETDLTEPQDKIKKALVTGGAGFMGAHVIDELLRQGDTDVVALDDLSGGFRENLNPTATFVEGSILDVSLINQLCKQYQFDYIYHLAAYAAEGLSHFIKRFNYQNNLIGSVNLINAAINYNVKRFVFTSSIAVYGANQLPMHEALTPMPEDSYGIAKYAVEQELVAAKRLFDLDYTIFRPHNVYGELQNIGDKYRNVIGIFMNNIMQGEPLVIFGDGEQTRAFTHIADVAPHIAHAVDIPEASGEVFNLGSDKHVSVNELADLVMTAMGKEVRVINVRAREEVKHAYCTHEKFYGVFGKTSEVTLPEGLERMATWAQSVGPRASTLFTDIEIRKNLPESWK; translated from the coding sequence CAAGATAAAATTAAAAAAGCATTGGTCACAGGCGGTGCGGGCTTTATGGGCGCGCACGTAATTGATGAACTTCTTCGCCAGGGAGATACAGACGTTGTCGCACTTGATGATCTGAGCGGCGGCTTCCGTGAGAACCTGAACCCTACCGCAACTTTTGTTGAAGGCAGCATCCTTGATGTTTCGCTAATAAATCAACTCTGTAAGCAGTATCAATTCGATTATATCTATCACCTTGCCGCGTATGCAGCGGAGGGACTCAGTCACTTCATCAAACGATTTAACTACCAGAACAACCTCATCGGAAGTGTAAACCTCATCAATGCAGCCATAAACTACAATGTCAAGCGGTTTGTGTTCACCTCTTCCATCGCTGTTTACGGCGCGAACCAACTCCCGATGCACGAAGCACTTACGCCAATGCCCGAAGATTCCTACGGTATCGCTAAATACGCCGTTGAACAGGAACTTGTTGCCGCAAAACGACTCTTTGATCTGGATTATACCATTTTCCGTCCGCACAACGTCTACGGTGAACTCCAGAATATCGGTGACAAGTATCGAAACGTCATTGGTATTTTTATGAATAATATTATGCAAGGGGAACCTTTAGTTATCTTTGGAGACGGTGAGCAGACGCGCGCTTTCACACATATCGCCGATGTCGCTCCGCATATCGCCCACGCTGTGGATATACCCGAAGCATCAGGAGAAGTTTTTAACCTCGGCTCGGATAAACATGTTTCTGTCAACGAATTGGCAGACTTGGTGATGACAGCGATGGGAAAGGAAGTCCGTGTTATCAATGTGCGTGCGAGGGAAGAGGTTAAACATGCCTATTGCACACACGAAAAGTTCTACGGAGTCTTTGGAAAAACCTCGGAGGTCACGCTTCCGGAGGGTTTGGAAAGAATGGCAACATGGGCACAGTCCGTTGGACCACGAGCTTCCACGTTGTTTACTGACATCGAAATTCGCAAAAATCTACCCGAAAGCTGGAAATGA